A stretch of DNA from Ranitomeya variabilis isolate aRanVar5 chromosome 1, aRanVar5.hap1, whole genome shotgun sequence:
GGCCCGGTAGCTCTGGACGCCCTTACAatcccctggaactatcgcctcgcCTACGCGTTCCCGCCAATATCCCTTATTCCCCTAgtcctgaggaaaattcgggaggaggaaGCAACTGTGATAGTAATAGCTCCGTTCTGgcctcgcagaatatggttttcttggctaagaaaaatgtccatagaCAGCccatgggttctaccagacactcaaaatctgttatcccagggcccagtgtgtcaccccagcgtaaaaagcctacacatgacagcttggcttttgaaaggaagctattgaGCGATAAAGGGTTCTCACCCAATCTGGTGTCCACATTATTACAGAGTAGGAAGCTTGTAACCACCAGAATATACGGGAAAGTGTGGAAAAAAATTTATGTCGGTATCGGGTGCGGACCCATcgggggaaatcccaatagggaAAATTCTTGAGTTCATGCAAAAGGGGTTGGAAAAAGGGTTAGCTACGAGTACTCTgaaggttcaggtagcagccttgggagcgtTGTATAATTACGATCTAGCCAGAAACAGATGGATCACGAGATTCATTAAAGCCTCGAGTAGATCAAGGCCTATCCCTCTTTACAATGCCCCTCCATGGGACTTAAACCTTGTTTTTAAATGCGCTAACCAAACCTCCCTTCGAACCcctggcagacgcacccctaaagatcCTATCTCGAaaaaccacactcctagtggccctaacctcggccCGTCGTGTCAGCGACATACAAGCACTATCCGCGTGTCCTCCCTTTACTCAAATTCTCGACGATAGAGTCATTCTAAAAactgacccggcttacctccctaagatcgcgtcacaatttcacaggacacaagagatctctctgccctcattttgtcccaaccccaaaaatgagggagaaaaaacactacatacccttgacGTAAAAAGGTGCCTAGTCCGATAtttgtcagccactagggagtgcaggaaggatagggctctgtttgtctgcttccagggtccacggaagggacaaaaagcatcgaaagccacgttagcaaggtggataagagatgccattgccctatcctactcatccagcgggacggccatcccggagaatatcaAAGCTCActcaaccagagcagtggcatcatcctgggcggagagagctggcgcttcgatacaacagatatgtagagcggccacttggtcttcacagtctacatttttcaaacactaccgcttagacttgacctcctctgatctcacctttgggcgaagggttctagaggcagtggtccctccctaagagttacaatctatgcaaatctctccgtggtgccatcatggggatagagaaaattatagttacttaccgataacggtatttctctgatcccatgatggcacccgtatattccctccccttttcacacacaggtgtgcacattataatgtattaATATTTAtgctttagtcacggtgcctctgttaagttaaaaattgttaagcttaatttgtgtaaatattaagttgcagctgaagttctgtataaggctctgtaaaccaactgatgtgggagagaggtacgccctttttcacctgtaagtttcctgtccctgggggcggacccctctctccgtggtgccatcatgggatcagagaaataccgttatcggtaagtaactataattttctttgcattatttgaggtcgaaaagcacttttttttttttttttttttttttttttgtaattttgaccatttctccttttcagaaaaaaaaatgtattgcttggaaactctgagacatgttgtcagtagtttatagaataaaagaacaatttacattttactcaaaaatatacctataaagagaaaaatcagacaatctgaaaattttgcagtggtctcttaattttttttcaGAGCTGTATATGATCACTCGCTTGTACCGCACATACTGGTGAATCATGACAGCATGTAGAGCTCATATAGAGTCTGCAGACTTTTATCCCACGCCtggacaacccatttttaatgttaaTGGCAGGTCTTCCACACAGCACATATTACTATGTAAACATGTATAGGTGTATGTTTGTGGGTGTTTTTTGTTTTCAGGTTTTCTACAATTGACCAACCTGTAAAATAAGTGTGTAATATCAGATCATAGAGGTCCAAATCCTAGCACTTCTACCTATGAGTACCTATGAGCGTAGCCAGCAGAGTACCATTTACAGCCATTATCAAACCACAACGTATGATGCTGTGCCGCAGATCTGTCGGGGTGCCAGGAGTGTTTGATATCAGCAAAGATGGCCAGGTTTGTTGCAGAAATTCCTACTCTTAAAAATCTGTACAATGTGTCTGATAGAGTTGTTTTCAGGTAGACAGGAAATCTTTGCAACCCatctgtcatctgtgactgtatacctAGCACTAATGAGCGAGCATGCGCGTGTGCCAACAGAGTGATTTCAGCGTGGCCAAAAAATGTTCCACTCCCCGCAGTTGTTCGACAGACTCAACACATGAAGGgtttacctgtttgttagacagctgcGAAACATTCAGCCACAGGGACTCAGacatacatgtgcttctcacaaaattagaatatcatcaaaaagttgatttatttcagttcttcagtacaaaaattgaaactcatattatagagtcattacaagcagagtgatgtatttcacatgtttatttctgttaatgatgattatggcttacagccagtaaaaacccaaaagtcattatctcagtaaattagaatactttataactccagcttgaaaaatgattttaaaatccaaaatgttggcctactgagatgtatattcagtaaatgcactcaatacttggtcgtggctTCTTTTTCATCAATTTCGGCATTGATgcctcatatgtgagggtaaactactgtttgggcgcacagcagggctcggaagggaaggagcgccatttgactttttgaatggaaaattggcttgaattgttagcggacaccatgtcgcatatggagagccactgtgtgcctaaacgttggagctcccccacaagtgaccccattttggaacttatctagatgtgtggtgataactttgaaccccccaggtgtttcactaaagtttataacgcccggacgtgaaaataaaaaaaataatattttttccacaaacatgatcttttagtcctttttattttcccaagggtaacaggagaatttggaccccaaaagttgttgtccaatttgtcctgagtacactcataccccatatgtgggcgaaaactactgtataagcacatgtcggggcttggaggggaagtagtgacgttttggaatgcagactttgatggaattcccccaattctaactccaaccctaaccccagcatgcccataatcccaaccctaactttagccccaacccttaccctaactttagcccaactcactttagcccaactctaccctaatgggaaaactggggcagGGAGGTGATCACTGGGGTGGAGGGGGGcaaatcagcggggcaggggacgaTCGGGGGggatagcgtcacatggacgctagctccaatcagatctggaagggggtgaccgaggtcaccagagcgatcgtagccatgagggggggggggcggcaaagctcaactagaggtcctcacgtacctgcaggtcgggtgacattTCGGTTAACCCGTTCACCCGACCAGCAGCCAGCCATGGCGCATAcgctgcatcacaggtcgggatggggttaaaatacaaaatgttggcctactgaaatgtatgttcagtaaatgcactcaatacttggttggggctcctctttcatcaattactgcatcaatgtgacgtggcatggatgcgatcagcctgtggcactgctgaagtgttgtGGAATCCCAGGATGCTTTGatcgcagccttcagctcgtctgcattgtggggtctggtgtctctcatcttcctcttgacaataccccatagattctctatgagggttaatgtcaggcgagtttgctggccaatcaagcacagtgatactgttgtttgtaaacctggtattggtacttttggcagtgtggacagatgccaagtcctgctggagaatgaaatttccatctccaaaaagcttgtcggcagagggaagcatgaaggtctctaaaatttcctggtagtcggctgcgctgactttggtcttgataaatcacagtgggcctacaccagcagatgacatggctccccaaaccatcactgactgtggaaacttcacactagacctcaagcagtttggattgtggcctctccactcttcccccagactctgggaccttaatttcaaaatgaaatacaaaatttactttcatctgaaaacaacaccttggaccactgacaacagtccagttctttttctccttggatgttgtctattggtcatgagtggcttgacacaaagaatgcgacacttgtagcccatgtcctggatacgtctgtgtgtggtggctcttgaagcaatgactccagcagcagtccactccttgtgaatctcccccaaatttttgaatggcatcttcataacaatcctttcaaggctgtggttatcctgcttgcttgtacacctttttctaccacactttttccttccactcaactttccattaatttgcttggatacagcactgtgtgaacagccagcttctttagcaatgaccttttgtggcttaccctccttgtggagtgtgtcaatgactgccttctggacatctgtcaagtcagcagtcttacccatgattgtggagcctactgatacagactaaggggcctttgtaaatgcttaggaagcctttgcaggtgttattttgttaattattttaatttactgagataatgacttttgggttttcattggctgtaagccataatcaacataaatagaaataaacgcttgaaatacatcactctgtttgtaatgactctagataatgagtttcacgttttgtattgaagaactgtttgatgatattataattttgtgagaagcacatgtagcATTAGAGCATGGGGCAGACACTTGGATAGCTCTGattacaccttatcccagcacattggcTCATCGCTAATACCAAGTCATCCGTTATCTGCAGAGATTGTTGCTACCTCTGAGAGTGTTTTAGAAGTCTTTGCTcattattatctagagcagtgtttcccaaactccagtcctcacggaccccaacaggtcatgttttcaggatttccttagtaatgcACAGGTGATGgagtatcaggagttctctcacttgtgcagcactatagaaatcctgaaaacatgacctgttggggtctgtgaggactggagtttgggaaatactgatctAGTGGAATTGCATAAATAGGTATTCTCTAATATAACAGTCTTGTCACAATCCCTTTATATTTAGGAGCAATCAGAACGGCCTGCATTTCAGGTTGTTCCGACCTTCTAAAGGACATATAGGAGATCATTGCAGAGCTAGCAATTCCCTAACGCAGGATGATTGCAATTTCCCTGCACCATAAATGAGCTTCACTGTAAATCCTCCGTCTATCATCACTGCTTTGCCTCGTCACTAACCTGTCGCTCCATTGCTTACGAGTCTTTGGTTCTCTCGTCTCTCCTTTGCCTGCTAACATGAAGAGTTCTTGGGAAGCTGAAGTGTCGGCTCAGGTTGGTGGTCCGACATCGCGGCCGGGTAGTTTCTGGTGTCCTGCATGTTACCCCCCTGTGAAGCTGCATGTTTACAGTGGCAGTATATGTGCTTGTATAGTTGTCCTGTGTGGCTTCAGCTTTAGATATCTTGGGGGACGTTTCTGGACCCCGGTGCCGGTAAAATCCGTGGCGGTGCTCACAATAAGGAGACCCCGGCTTTACCAGTGCACCGGTTTTCATACATGTCCACCTTATTGGTTCAGTATTCTTTGTGCCATGTTTGTTCCCGGTCAGTAACAATACCCGTCGGTGTCCTTTCTCTTGTTTTCTGTGgagtgttgatttttttttcttttatgattcTGTTTTTGTATAAACAATAGATTGAAATGGCAGAGATTGGAAAATGAAGGCCGCAATTTGTTCTCCCACGTGTCATTTAATGTAGACTGCCCTGTAATGAACCTCGCCTTCTGGGAGGACATAATTAGATGTCCTGCTGACGGAAACTGCTCTTACTGGGTTTATGTCAAGTTCCAGAGGATGACACAGGGACAAGTTCACCGGGAATGTCACTGGTGACACGTAAACACCCAGTGATTGTTTTTGGGTGTGTACAGGACAGGAACCGGTCACACATTGCAGCGTCTATATACAGAACATTTCTGTGTTATATCAGACAGGTTTTTGTGTTtacaaaaaagaaataataatttctGGCATTTATTTGTTTCTCCTATATCACAATctgtctttaaaaataaaaaaaattgcagtttttatactggtgcttttagctattttagactaATGTCCTATCTTCTGGGGAAATCCACACAGCAATAGACGGACCCCgaacctatcttttgtattgatgcatctaatgagcgtgtgcaaaggtcattgtgaaggaaggGGGGAGCAGGAGAGGCGTtacatagtggatcctgtgttatcagctgtatatagaggtgttactgtaatcctgcctctgatattCAGGAGCCTGCTGGAAAAATAGGTAGGAGTCTAAAAAGCTGCTGTGGACAGAGTGAAAATTGTGAATTACCAGTTTTGTTTTTAAATACAGGTCATGGTatgtaaagaaaaattgcaaaatcggAATTTAacaaataggtcattttctgatgctcGCCTACCTTTGGAGTCTGTAAgcccaaaatgactgttcaaatcaaGCACAGGTGCTTGGTTCAGCCTTGGCGTGGCCGAGGAGCTCGACTTCATTTTCAACTGTCTCCATCTTTccattccttgattgacagctctggattTACACTAGGAAAAGAAGAGTGGAAATGGATGGAAAACATGCGGGTGGGAAGGTGCAGTTAACTGCTTGCCTATGCCAAGGTGCACCGAGctcttgtgcttggtttgaacagtcattttgtgctgatatGCTCCCTTCAAAGATATTGTACTTTATAAGAAAATCATAGCGGCTGCTTCCTGTCTTGAGTTTCGGCGTGTTATTGCAATCTGCTCCATTAAAGTGTATGTGACTGAGCTGTTATAccccagacaacttatggacagggGTGGCGCTGGTTTTTAATAGAAAGCAGGACAACCCATGTAAATGGACAGCATGTATACCCTTATATGTAATACATACAGACAACTATTGTCGCAGCCATTATTTCCTGGGCTCATTCTCAACCTGCCAGAAGGACATGATTATGGGTGGAGATACTCAGAACGGGCCCCTTCAGGGAGCTGTGAAATGTATGCTGCATCCCACCCATAGGAGCGCTCCAGAATTTTAAATACCATCCACCTTCTTCACAAAGGAGCCCGTGTACATGTTACAAGTCTGCGCATTGCGGATTGTAATAATCTTTCTTAATCTCATTACCAGGTCAAAAAATTTTGAAACAGGAGACGTGTATAAGAAGGCATGGGGGAgcaaggagcaaggatcagacgatgtTGTCTCCAAGCAGCCCAGACAGGTGAACGGGCAGCAGCCGAGTGGAGCTGGTCAGAGCGGTGGATACATCAAGAAGTAATTATTGCAATGCTCTGGTGTTACTATAATCAGTGGGCAAGGGGCATGCTTGGTGGCTTGTAGAACTTTCCTATTAAGGAGCTCACTCATGCAACAACCATCATTGTCTTTAAGTGTTAGTAAATCATATggccttaacccctttccaacatcgggcataatagtacgccgatgtcggacacctTCCCTTTGAGGTGGACTCCAGCACTGAGCCCACGTTTTCCGGCACAGCTGatgtgtgcctctaacagctgcaggtggaatcgcgatccacccgcagctattaactagtcaaactctgacaacggcatttaacactgGCTTCCGGCAAGCGTGCCGTAAATCCCACCATTGTCgcttgtcacatgaccgcgggtcaccgatgggatagcatgacaaccagaggtctctagcagacctctggttgtcactgctggattcctatgagcgccacccaatggtcgccgctcatagcaagtcagcaattctgctacatgcaggcaatctgatcatcgcctatgtgtagcagagccaatcaggttatggcagcttctagtctcccattgatACTATTAATGCATGCCAAaagttttaaataaataaatttcaaaTCAACCctcttttgccctattcaaaataaaaaacacacatttggtatcgccgcgttcagaattgcccaatccatataaaaaaaataattaacccgactgCTAAACCGCGTACCgagaaaaagtaaaaatgccagaattacggtttttttggtggccgcaacattgcattaaaatgcaataacaggcgatcaaaagatcctatctgcaccaaaatggtatctttaaaaacatcggctcggtacacaaaaaataggccctcacccagccccagatcaccaaaaatgaagacgctacgggtattggaaaatggctttttcttttttttttttttttttttaaaacaaactttggaattttttttcaccattttaaatttaaaaaaaaaaaaaaaaaacctagacatgtttggtgtcttatgAACtggtaatgtcctggagaatcatattggcaggtcagtttagcatttagtgaacatagtaaacaaGCCgaacaaaaaacagttgtggaatttttttaccgttttccagggcacgatatgttaaaaacaatggtgttgATCAAAAGTACATCTCTTTTATaacttgttggggggggggggggaaagactaGCCCTCCTTGGGTCCTGCACAGAGTCTCTTCTCCTGGGGTTTGTGCTAGTCTCCAGTGCTGACATGACATCGGTGAGCTCAGCAGCTCGTGCTGTCTGCTCAAGTAGAGCCACTCagctcactgattgtctgcagcactgtAGACCATAACGGACATCGGTGGAGACTTGGCACTAGACCCAGAGAGGGtaaggcacattttttttttttttgtaaaccaacTGTGCCTGCGTACAGTTTTTGGGAATTGGACAGCCTCTCTGTAAAGGGTTGCATTATCTTATATGGGGTACAGTTGCAAAGTGTTTAAGACCAGCAATTTGCCTCTTATTAAAATTAATCTCTTGTTTCCAAGAATGGGGGGATTTTTAATACCATAGGTTATTGCTCATAgcctgcagaggtggctggtagtCTAGGCAATCAGCAGTGGTAATGAACTCAGCGAATCCGATCACTGCTCTGACATTGGCCGGGTCACTGGCTTCTCTCCTTGCAGCATGGGGTAGTGCAGTCTGTGCCATCGGCTCGGCCATGATGTTGTTCCAAAATGTCATCATACAGCATGAGTCCGTTATAAATGTGGCCATTGTCAGACTGTTCAGTCTATCCTTCCATATAGCCTCGATATTTGCAGGcagaaattgttttttttcttctttaatataTGCTTTTTGCTTCCTCTGTAAAGTTTATTCTAAAATCCATCTTTAATTTTGCTTTGCTATTAAAAGCCACCTCCCCTCCCCCATCCCCCATCCCCAATAACGACCCCTGTATGTGCAAGTAATTAATAATCTTGTGGCTTCTGGTAGGGTTACCAATGACGCCCGAGAGGATGAAATGGATGAAAATCTGCACCAGGTCGGCAACATCATAGGAAACTTAAAGAGCATGGCTTTAGACATGGGCAACGAAATTGACAGCCAGAACAAAATGATTGACCGGATTAATGAGAAGGTGAGTCCGGCCCGTGCTGAAATCCACAGGGATCAGTTCTACAAATACGATTTGTCTGATTAATGCACCAACCTTGTTGTGTAAATACATACATGTCCAGTATATGTAGCATTAGCCCTGCACCCTTTCTATTAATCAGGGCTGGGTATAGCCAACGTGGGGCccaaaacactaagggtatgtgtcaacaggccggattacatccggtttagctgcggattgaacgctgtgtacaaCCCCAGCGTCCAGatgatacagcatagtggaggggatttgatgaaatcccgtctccactatgcgtgcaaacacgcatgcggcggccctgcgtttttagaacgcagcatgtctgtttaccttgtggcAACAAGGTAAATAAcggtcctatgtatagggtgcggagattccggatgtgtgcaatgaacacatctggaatcaccgcgcATATAGAAGGGGGCGGCTCTTTGGGCGAAGCTGGTTTTCCTCCAATttggaccgtggacacgcacccttccaTGATGTGCCATGGCACATCAACATCTGGGTGCATTTACATGAGTTGATTGcaactgtttttttctttctacaGGCGATAACTAACAAAGACCGCATTGATGAAGCTAACACGAGAGCCAAGAAACTTATCGAGTGAAGATGACAGCAGCGTCTTCTCTTCATTCCCCGTTTTGGTGTTTCGGTTCCTTTCACCATGATGGTGGCACAATATCGGATAAGATGTTTTAGGGATTGAATCTTTCTGAAGCCGCCCTGCTGCTTTGTGCTTTATGTATTATATATTCACGAAGATCCTACCTTTCTCTTCCAAGTCTTGGAGACATGGCTTCTTTCAGCCTACATTGTATGGTAGAAATCCACCGATCTTCACATGCCAGATCCGGTTGAAGTTCCTACCATACATTTATTGAATACGTAGAGTATTCGCTATTTTCCAAGGTGATACAAATTTGTGAGAATATATTTTCCTTAGTGTTTGGTAACAGTGAGGTGAGTGATGGGATATATAATGGTAGATAAAGCCCCCTGCATATGACATTAGTCTTCTGTACGCGGTTACTAATCGAGCAGTAGATCCCATGACGTTATCTGCTAATTAGTCCCACAAACCagccaaagaccttgccctattacCCATCAGGTAGCTTTCTCTGCAGCGAACAGTCTGGGACAGGTCAGATCACTGCTGTTCTTAAAGGAAATGCACATACCTATCTGCCAAATTACACAGCCACGTACAGACAAGTTTTTAATATTTACTTCCACTCAGTGTTGGTTTTATGAAGAATAgggtcttgtaaaaaaaaaaaatagcttcacaACAGGTTCTGTAGGCTATAACGAATAAGGCCTATGAAGACTGGACCACTCTCACAGCATCCCAAACCCCCCTTCCCCAGCTGCTGGAACAGAGTCTTGCAAAAAGCATCCTCCCTACCAGCCTTTCTGGCTCCACCTGACCAGCTGGGCCTGGTAAAGGTGCGACATTGTGGCACAGAGGATGTGGTGCGATGGGCTCCAGTCCAGTAGCcatggaccagggtcctgcaatgTCAGTCACTCAGCTATACTTTTCACTAAAACCACCCATTTGGTAATGGTGTACAACCCactttaaagggactgtcaccagAGAATGACTGTGCAAACCAAACACAAGCTCTCCGTGCACCCTTGGTATAGCTagacatttaagtgcaccttctcaCCCCCTACTTGTTTTCCAATTTATTTTGCTCTTCTCTGGCTCTATAAACAAACCCAAAGTTGTTAAAGTGGAGATAAGGGGGAaaacaagtaaaggtaccttcacacgaagcgacgctgcagcgatagcgacaacgatgccgatcgctgcagcgtcgctgtttgatcgctggagagctgtcacacagaccgctctccagcgaccaacgatgccgaggtccccgggtaaccagggtaaacatcgggttgctaagcgcagggctgcgcttagtaacccgatgtttaccctggttaccagcgtaaaagtaaaaaaaacaaacagtacatgctcacctgcgcgtcccccagcgtctgcttcctgacactgactgagctccggccataacagcacagcggtgacgtcaccgctgtgctttcactttcactttagggccggtgctcagtaagtgtcaggaagcagacgctgggggacgcgcaggtgagcatgtactgtttggtttttttacttttacggtggtaaccagggtaaacatcgggttactaagcgcggccctgcgcttggtaacccgatgtttaccctggttaccagtgtaaaacatcgctggtatcgttacttttgctttcaaacacaacgatacacagcgatcggacgaccaaataaagttctggactttattcagcgacatcacagcaggatcctgatcgctgctgcgtgtcaaacgaaacgatatcgctagccaggacgctgcaacgtcacggatcgctagcgatgtcgtttcgtgtgaaggtaccttaaggctgaagAAACAATTAACTGGTCATACCATGTTGCACTGAGCGCCTGTCCTTTGTCAGCAGAGAATGATTGTTCAAACTGTCTGTTTAAAGGAAGTGTattggcacaaaatgactgttcaaaccaagcattgGAGCACAGGTCACCTTTGATATGGCTGAGCAGTTGAGTGTACTTTTCTGCCTCCTGTAAAACCAGAGCTGTCAGATAGATGGAAAGGTGTACTGAGCTGTAATGCCATGGCAAGAGCTTAGCTTGAACAGTCATTCTATGTTGACAGTCCGTTTAAACTACACCGATAGTGCACTGAGTACCTGGGCTTGGTATGAAGTTATTTGTGCTGATAAGACCCACTTTGAAAAGGAtccagtgtttttattttttttattgaatacaaCCTCTGCAGGATTCATCCAGTGACTCCGTATGAGAACAGCCATGCACACTTGGAAGCTTCTGAAATCTCATATCCATCAGTAAAAGTAATCTGTACGGTTTTTTTACTAATCTGTAGGGCTCACATCGTTCAGGTTTAATGAAGAATTCTCTGTAACAGAATGAGGTTACAGTGGCTGCACACCTACCTCAGATGCTGGGCACGGAGATGCCCTGTGGAAATACTTTTACAGGTTACTTGGGCAAGTTCCAACTGTGAATAGGTCCCGGTATTTGGAATTTGCCTTGGGGGGGGGTGTGTCTTACATAAGAGTAGTTCCCCCAGACCCATCGCCATGTTTCTCCATAGCCCGTGCCTGGTGTTGTAGCAGTGCACTTCTGTATACAGTGATGGCAGCCGTCAGATCTATTGCTCAGTGTCTCATTGTTTTCTATAAAACCAAATGTCATAAGAAGGAAGCACAATTCCCTCCTACACCAAATATCAGGATACGGTCTGCTGTGCCTTTGACTTTTTTATAGCTGGAAATGTATTTTCTatgtatactgtcatgattccacctCTCCATACAATGCCTATGATACAAGTTTTATAGACATACTAATGACTTTCTATCCTTTCCTCTCTGTAACGGCGCCTTGGTCTATAGGCCCTGTGGCCGTAAGGGGCTGTCCAgggtgaagaaagaaaaaaaacaacaacttacgCTGTATTTATACTGCCCAATTATCGGCAACCAAATGTTCCTAGGACATGTGCCCCTGAAAATAATACTGATTGTGTGCATGGGATGTGCCGTCTGCCTCTCCAAATGACAGCGTAGTGTAAATGCACCCTTGG
This window harbors:
- the SNAP23 gene encoding synaptosomal-associated protein 23, whose product is MDDDMTLEDIQLRSNQVTDESLESTRRMLTLAEQSQDAGVKTLTMLDEQGEQLKRVEEGLDQINKDMREAEKNLTELNKCCGLCVCPGRRSKNFETGDVYKKAWGSKEQGSDDVVSKQPRQVNGQQPSGAGQSGGYIKKVTNDAREDEMDENLHQVGNIIGNLKSMALDMGNEIDSQNKMIDRINEKAITNKDRIDEANTRAKKLIE